In Trueperaceae bacterium, a genomic segment contains:
- a CDS encoding enolase C-terminal domain-like protein, whose amino-acid sequence MDELKILCYRVPTDKPESDGTFEWTSTTVVVVEAVASSCRGLGFSYASLATATFTREFLAQAVVGCDAFSPEAAWQRMAMAVRNQGRAGVSAMALSAVDTALWDLKARLLELPLASLLGVVRLEVPVYGSGGFTSYSLDELQRQLSGWVEQGIGRVKMKVGREPDADAERVRAARQAIGDAELFVDANGAYARKQALGFAERFGEEGVSWFEEPVSSTDLEGLRMLRDRSPGGMDVSAGEYGYDLAYFRRMLAAQAVDVIQADLTRCGGITGFLRVAALCDAFDLPLSAHTAPALSLQVACALPQLRHIEYFFDHARIEEMIFDGFRPPEGGTMRPNLGRDGHGLQLRRQTAHRYAV is encoded by the coding sequence GTGGACGAACTCAAGATCCTCTGCTACCGGGTGCCGACCGACAAACCGGAGTCGGACGGCACCTTCGAGTGGACGAGCACGACCGTAGTAGTCGTGGAGGCAGTCGCCAGCAGTTGCCGTGGCCTCGGCTTCAGCTACGCCTCGCTGGCCACCGCCACTTTCACCCGAGAGTTCCTGGCACAGGCGGTGGTGGGCTGCGATGCGTTCTCACCCGAGGCGGCCTGGCAGCGGATGGCGATGGCCGTGCGCAATCAGGGGAGGGCGGGAGTTTCCGCGATGGCCCTCTCGGCGGTCGACACCGCGCTCTGGGACCTGAAGGCACGGCTGCTGGAGCTGCCGCTCGCGTCGCTCCTGGGAGTGGTTCGGCTCGAGGTACCGGTGTACGGGAGCGGCGGCTTCACATCCTATTCACTCGATGAGCTGCAGCGCCAGCTGAGCGGTTGGGTGGAACAGGGGATCGGCCGGGTGAAGATGAAGGTAGGCCGCGAGCCTGATGCCGACGCCGAGCGGGTCCGGGCGGCGCGCCAGGCGATAGGGGACGCGGAGCTGTTCGTGGACGCGAACGGCGCCTACGCGCGGAAGCAGGCATTGGGGTTCGCAGAACGGTTCGGCGAGGAGGGCGTCAGCTGGTTCGAGGAGCCGGTCTCCTCGACCGACCTGGAGGGTCTGCGCATGCTACGCGACCGCTCCCCGGGAGGGATGGACGTCAGCGCCGGCGAGTACGGATACGACCTCGCCTACTTCCGGCGGATGCTGGCAGCGCAAGCAGTAGACGTGATCCAGGCCGACCTGACCAGGTGCGGGGGGATCACCGGTTTCCTGCGAGTAGCTGCTCTTTGCGATGCTTTCGACCTGCCGCTCTCGGCGCACACCGCCCCGGCGCTGAGCCTGCAGGTCGCATGCGCCCTGCCGCAGCTGCGCCACATCGAGTACTTCTTCGACCACGCGCGTATCGAGGAGATGATCTTCGACGGCTTCCGACCGCCCGAAGGCGGGACGATGCGGCCAAACCTGGGGCGAGATGGCCACGGACTCCAGTTGAGGCGTCAGACGGCGCATCGGTACGCCGTCTGA